A portion of the Desulfurispora thermophila DSM 16022 genome contains these proteins:
- a CDS encoding thymidine phosphorylase has translation MRMVDLIVHKREGNEHTAAEIEEIVHGFTTGTIPDYQMSAWLMAVCWRGLSRAETGALTRAMLQSGEQIDLSIIPGRKADKHSTGGVGDKTTLVLIPLVAAAGVPVAKMSGRGLGHTGGTVDKLSAIPGFQTDLPVERFYQQVEQVGAAVAAQTGNLVPADKKMYALRDVTGTVESIPLIAASVMSKKLAAGADVIVLDVKVGRGAFMKDRESARQLAGLMVQIGQDMGRTTVAYLTAMQEPLGYAVGNALEVEEAISTLQGQGPGDLRELCLILGAEMLYQVGKAESIGQARQLLQSLLDSGRALDKLQEIIIAQGGNPQVLENVALLPRAAGQHTYTAPRSGWLDIDALLVGQAAMLLGAGRATKDDQIDLAAGIKLLAKTGTPVEAGQPLAVLHHNDLTRLASALPVLEQGIKILDRPLKPEPLIIDRITGGE, from the coding sequence GTGCGCATGGTGGATTTGATTGTGCACAAGCGGGAAGGAAATGAACACACCGCGGCGGAAATTGAAGAAATTGTGCACGGTTTCACTACCGGTACCATTCCCGACTACCAGATGTCCGCCTGGCTGATGGCCGTCTGCTGGCGGGGGTTGAGCCGGGCTGAAACCGGCGCCCTGACGCGGGCCATGCTCCAGTCAGGAGAACAGATTGATTTGAGCATCATACCCGGCCGCAAAGCCGACAAGCACAGCACGGGCGGGGTGGGCGACAAAACCACCCTGGTCCTGATCCCGCTGGTGGCCGCGGCCGGTGTGCCGGTGGCCAAAATGTCCGGCCGGGGGCTGGGTCATACCGGTGGTACTGTGGACAAGTTGAGCGCCATTCCCGGCTTCCAAACAGACCTACCAGTAGAAAGGTTTTACCAGCAGGTGGAACAAGTGGGTGCGGCAGTGGCAGCCCAGACCGGCAACCTGGTGCCGGCCGACAAAAAAATGTACGCCCTGCGCGACGTGACCGGCACGGTGGAAAGCATTCCCCTCATCGCGGCCAGCGTGATGTCCAAAAAGCTGGCAGCGGGGGCCGATGTGATTGTCCTGGACGTGAAAGTGGGCCGGGGAGCCTTTATGAAGGATCGGGAATCCGCCCGGCAACTGGCCGGCCTGATGGTGCAGATTGGCCAGGACATGGGCAGGACAACGGTGGCCTACCTGACCGCCATGCAGGAGCCCCTGGGCTATGCCGTGGGCAATGCCCTGGAGGTGGAAGAAGCCATATCCACCCTGCAGGGGCAGGGCCCGGGCGACCTGCGGGAACTCTGCCTGATATTGGGTGCGGAAATGCTTTACCAGGTGGGCAAAGCGGAAAGCATTGGACAGGCCAGGCAGTTGCTGCAAAGCCTGCTGGACAGTGGCAGGGCGCTGGACAAATTGCAGGAGATCATCATAGCCCAGGGAGGTAACCCGCAGGTGCTGGAAAACGTCGCCCTGCTACCCCGGGCGGCAGGGCAGCACACATACACTGCCCCCCGCTCCGGCTGGCTGGACATCGACGCCCTGCTGGTGGGCCAGGCGGCCATGCTGCTGGGTGCCGGTCGGGCTACCAAGGATGATCAAATTGACCTGGCCGCCGGAATTAAACTGCTGGCCAAAACAGGTACCCCGGTAGAAGCCGGCCAGCCGCTGGCTGTTTTGCATCACAACGACCTGACCCGGCTGGCCAGTGCCCTGCCTGTGCTGGAGCAGGGAATAAAAATACTTGACCGCCCCCTTAAGCCGGAACCTCTTATCATTGACCGCATCACCGGTGGGGAATAA
- a CDS encoding D-alanyl-D-alanine carboxypeptidase family protein produces MLRKWLTLSALIIMLLVGASAGHAKPGPPRAVANLETSAISAVLMEAHSGQILYAKNPEQRMPMASVTKLMTLLLAVEAVENGQVKLGDQVVASEHACSMGGSQIYLEPGEKFTLQEMLIAVAVGSANDASVAVAEHIAGSEEAFVQLMNERAAQLGLKNTHFSNPTGLPAPDHYTSAADLATILRHCLEHDLFIKISSIYEYDLRGGEFKLWNTNKLLKWYRGVDAGKTGWTTEAKYCLASSCLRDNLRLIAVVLGCPEPKSHFRESIKLFNYGFANYKALPLLAAGSTVRELPVQRGARDSVAVTSFKPIALVLPKTEKETAYQKEWRLPAYVTAPVTKGQKVGELVITREGKEMARYPLLAAQDVPPASLPDMLRKAYQKMLGE; encoded by the coding sequence GTGCTGAGAAAATGGCTGACCTTATCAGCTCTGATAATCATGCTGCTGGTCGGGGCAAGCGCCGGGCATGCAAAGCCGGGTCCACCCCGTGCGGTGGCAAATCTCGAAACATCTGCCATTAGTGCCGTGTTGATGGAAGCGCATAGCGGGCAAATACTCTACGCTAAAAACCCGGAGCAACGCATGCCCATGGCCAGTGTGACCAAGTTGATGACTCTGCTACTGGCTGTGGAAGCAGTGGAAAATGGCCAGGTCAAACTGGGCGACCAGGTGGTGGCCAGCGAGCACGCTTGTTCAATGGGAGGATCCCAGATCTATCTGGAACCGGGTGAAAAATTCACATTGCAGGAAATGCTCATTGCAGTTGCCGTGGGTTCGGCCAACGATGCCAGCGTGGCCGTAGCCGAGCATATTGCCGGCAGTGAGGAAGCCTTTGTCCAGCTCATGAACGAACGGGCTGCACAGCTGGGTTTAAAAAACACCCACTTTAGCAATCCCACCGGTTTACCCGCTCCCGACCATTACACCAGCGCGGCGGACCTGGCCACCATCCTGCGCCATTGTCTGGAGCATGATCTATTTATAAAAATATCCAGTATATACGAGTATGACCTGCGCGGTGGCGAGTTCAAGCTCTGGAACACAAATAAATTGCTCAAATGGTACCGGGGGGTGGACGCCGGCAAAACTGGTTGGACCACGGAAGCCAAGTATTGCCTGGCCTCATCATGCCTGCGCGATAACCTGCGCCTGATCGCCGTGGTGCTTGGTTGTCCCGAACCCAAGAGCCACTTCCGGGAATCCATCAAACTATTTAATTATGGCTTTGCCAATTACAAAGCCCTGCCCCTGCTGGCGGCAGGCAGCACTGTAAGAGAATTACCTGTACAGCGGGGTGCCCGGGATAGTGTAGCTGTAACCAGCTTTAAGCCCATTGCTTTGGTGCTGCCCAAAACCGAAAAAGAAACCGCTTACCAGAAAGAATGGCGACTACCCGCTTATGTGACCGCCCCGGTCACAAAGGGGCAAAAAGTAGGCGAGCTGGTCATAACCAGAGAGGGCAAAGAAATGGCTCGCTATCCTCTGTTGGCTGCGCAAGATGTTCCGCCCGCCAGTCTGCCTGATATGCTCAGGAAAGCATATCAAAAGATGCTGGGCGAATAA
- a CDS encoding STAS domain-containing protein, whose product MDINMEYYQHILIVRPAGELDLAVADQWRNLLDDALRRHGAKNLIINFSKVTFIDSSCLGVILGRYKKLAASGGQILLAGIPASIRSTLELSGLLRLMKEFPHESEAIFYFELGGTLSATN is encoded by the coding sequence TTGGACATAAACATGGAATACTATCAGCACATTCTGATCGTGCGGCCGGCCGGGGAACTGGATCTGGCCGTGGCCGACCAGTGGCGCAATTTGCTGGATGACGCGCTGCGCCGGCATGGGGCGAAAAACTTAATCATCAATTTCAGCAAAGTGACCTTCATCGACAGCTCATGCCTGGGAGTAATCCTGGGGCGTTATAAAAAACTGGCTGCCAGCGGGGGACAGATATTGTTGGCCGGTATACCCGCGTCCATCCGCAGTACTCTGGAGTTGTCCGGACTGTTGCGACTGATGAAGGAATTTCCCCATGAAAGTGAAGCTATATTCTACTTTGAACTGGGGGGAACATTAAGTGCAACCAATTAA
- the spoIIAB gene encoding anti-sigma F factor, producing the protein MSMEFSSQPANVAFARVAVAAFASQLDFTLAELDELKVAVSEAVANAIVHGYAGSQLGTVRIETELYYDRIVVMIEDHGCGIADIKKALQPAYTTDPERMGLGFTFMQSFADSLKVNSKPGQGTRIVMSKRLSRAIPAIAGH; encoded by the coding sequence ATGAGTATGGAATTTTCCAGTCAACCGGCCAATGTAGCTTTTGCCCGCGTGGCGGTAGCGGCCTTTGCCTCCCAGCTGGATTTCACCCTGGCCGAATTGGATGAGTTAAAAGTAGCGGTATCCGAAGCGGTTGCCAATGCCATTGTCCATGGATACGCCGGCTCGCAGCTGGGCACAGTGCGCATAGAAACAGAACTGTATTATGACCGCATTGTGGTTATGATTGAAGATCATGGTTGCGGGATTGCCGATATCAAAAAGGCTTTGCAACCAGCTTACACTACTGATCCAGAGCGCATGGGTCTGGGCTTTACATTCATGCAATCTTTCGCCGATAGCTTGAAGGTGAACAGCAAGCCGGGGCAGGGTACCAGGATTGTGATGAGCAAAAGACTGTCCCGGGCCATACCGGCCATAGCCGGGCACTAA
- the sigF gene encoding RNA polymerase sporulation sigma factor SigF — translation MSRLANMHLPRFPLLKDAEIKELLKKARQGDARAREKLINCNLKLVFNLVRRFQNRGYELEDLFQIGCIGLMKAIDKFDLNYDVKFSTYAVPMIVGEIRRFLRDDNPVKVSRSLKELAYKIQQTKEMLTGRLGREPSVSEVAENLGISREDVILALEAAQSPSSIYETLHQDDGDPIYLLDQLEYSEQGDMQWLDRLAVKEIINTLPERDRNILLWRFYEDRTQADIASRLGLSQVQVSRLERQALKKLREILSEPASCMHN, via the coding sequence ATGAGCAGGTTGGCCAATATGCACCTGCCCCGCTTTCCCCTCTTGAAAGATGCCGAAATTAAAGAGCTGTTAAAGAAAGCTCGCCAGGGGGACGCCAGGGCACGGGAAAAATTAATCAATTGCAACTTAAAGCTGGTTTTCAACCTGGTACGCCGCTTTCAAAACAGGGGCTATGAACTGGAAGACCTGTTTCAAATTGGTTGTATCGGCTTGATGAAGGCCATTGACAAGTTTGACTTGAATTACGATGTCAAATTTTCCACCTACGCCGTGCCCATGATTGTCGGGGAGATCCGCCGCTTTTTAAGGGACGATAATCCGGTAAAGGTAAGTCGCTCCCTGAAAGAACTGGCCTACAAAATTCAACAGACCAAGGAAATGCTTACCGGACGCCTGGGTCGGGAACCATCCGTCAGTGAAGTGGCGGAAAACCTGGGTATTTCACGGGAGGATGTCATCCTGGCTCTGGAAGCAGCTCAATCTCCTTCTTCGATTTACGAAACACTACACCAGGACGACGGCGATCCCATTTACCTGCTGGATCAGCTGGAGTACAGCGAACAGGGGGACATGCAGTGGCTGGACAGGCTGGCTGTTAAGGAAATTATCAACACTCTGCCCGAGCGCGACAGAAACATCCTGCTCTGGCGCTTTTATGAGGACCGCACCCAGGCGGATATCGCCAGCCGGTTGGGACTTTCCCAGGTGCAGGTATCGCGGTTAGAACGTCAGGCCCTGAAAAAGTTGCGCGAGATACTCTCCGAACCGGCCAGCTGCATGCATAATTAG
- a CDS encoding dodecin family protein: MHIKVSEMVGESTIGWKDAVQSAISDASSSMSDIVGVEVVNFTAHVENGRVVKYKANLKIAHKS; the protein is encoded by the coding sequence ATGCACATCAAAGTATCCGAAATGGTGGGAGAATCTACCATTGGCTGGAAGGATGCCGTACAGTCGGCCATCAGCGATGCGTCCAGTTCCATGAGCGATATTGTAGGCGTGGAAGTAGTTAATTTTACCGCTCACGTGGAAAACGGGCGAGTGGTAAAGTACAAAGCCAATTTAAAAATTGCGCACAAATCTTAA
- the spoVAC gene encoding stage V sporulation protein AC codes for MPILKLSPKQYADMVNAVKPSPAIWRNILAAFFVGGTICTIGQGLFLFYQSLGASKSDAGTLASLTLVFLSALLTGLGVYDEIGRFGGAGAVVPITGFANAMVAPAIEFRAEGLVLGVGARLFTVAGPVLVYGIVSAWLVGLIYLIGQQLR; via the coding sequence GTGCCCATACTCAAATTGAGCCCTAAACAGTATGCCGACATGGTCAATGCGGTCAAACCCAGCCCGGCAATCTGGCGCAATATACTGGCCGCCTTTTTTGTGGGGGGGACTATTTGCACCATTGGGCAGGGGCTGTTCTTGTTCTATCAAAGTCTGGGGGCCAGTAAAAGCGATGCCGGTACACTGGCTTCCCTGACGCTGGTTTTTCTCTCCGCCCTGCTGACCGGTCTGGGGGTTTATGATGAGATTGGTCGTTTCGGCGGTGCCGGAGCTGTTGTGCCCATAACCGGTTTTGCCAATGCCATGGTAGCGCCGGCAATTGAATTCCGGGCCGAGGGCCTGGTTCTGGGCGTAGGAGCCAGACTGTTTACAGTGGCCGGGCCGGTACTGGTCTACGGCATTGTCAGCGCCTGGCTGGTGGGATTGATTTACCTGATCGGGCAGCAATTGAGGTGA
- the spoVAD gene encoding stage V sporulation protein AD, with product MAAPKRLGLATVAFSSPPVIISAAALAGPKEGQGPLASYMDKIIPDTYYGEKTWERAERKMLEEALQLALTKAGLSPESIDFLLAGDLLNQLISANFTASKLNIPFLGLYGACSTMYEALALGSMLIDGGFAEFVLIGVSSHYCTAERQFRYPLEHGNQRTMTAQWTVTGAAACILAKQGQGPRVTHATIGTVIDLQQSDPADMGSAMAPAAAETILRHLLDTGRQLNYYDLIATGDLGRYGHQLVTQLLTEAGHQPADRYRDCGMLIFSPTQDVHAGGSGCACSAVVTCGYIYQQLQSGKLKNFLGLGTGALLSTTSTQQGEHIPAIAHGVAITAG from the coding sequence ATGGCCGCACCAAAAAGGCTGGGTTTAGCTACGGTAGCTTTTTCCTCGCCCCCGGTGATTATTTCCGCTGCTGCCCTCGCCGGACCCAAAGAAGGGCAGGGACCGCTGGCCAGCTACATGGATAAGATAATTCCCGATACCTACTATGGTGAAAAAACCTGGGAAAGAGCCGAGCGCAAAATGCTGGAGGAAGCGCTGCAGCTCGCTCTGACCAAAGCTGGCTTAAGCCCGGAAAGCATTGATTTCCTGCTGGCCGGCGACTTGCTAAACCAGCTGATCAGTGCCAATTTCACGGCCAGCAAACTGAATATCCCTTTTCTGGGATTGTATGGTGCCTGTTCCACCATGTATGAAGCCCTGGCTCTGGGCAGCATGCTGATTGATGGAGGTTTTGCCGAATTTGTCTTAATTGGCGTCTCCAGCCACTACTGCACTGCCGAGCGACAGTTTCGCTATCCGTTGGAACACGGCAACCAGCGCACCATGACCGCCCAGTGGACTGTTACCGGTGCGGCGGCCTGCATACTGGCCAAACAGGGCCAGGGGCCGCGCGTCACCCATGCCACCATTGGCACGGTGATTGACCTCCAGCAATCCGATCCCGCTGACATGGGCTCGGCCATGGCTCCGGCTGCCGCCGAGACCATATTACGGCATTTGCTGGATACAGGCCGCCAGCTGAATTACTATGACCTGATTGCCACCGGTGATCTGGGGCGTTACGGGCACCAGCTGGTCACTCAGCTCCTGACTGAGGCCGGACACCAGCCGGCAGACCGTTACCGCGACTGCGGCATGCTCATTTTTTCTCCCACCCAGGATGTGCACGCCGGTGGCAGCGGTTGCGCCTGTTCGGCGGTGGTTACCTGCGGGTATATCTATCAGCAACTGCAGTCCGGAAAGCTGAAGAACTTTTTGGGGCTGGGGACGGGAGCACTGCTCAGCACCACCTCCACCCAGCAGGGAGAACATATCCCGGCCATCGCCCACGGCGTGGCTATTACTGCCGGTTAG
- the spoVAE gene encoding stage V sporulation protein AE, with protein MLVLLIKAFVIGGLFCVVGQLLMDLTSYKITPAHVLVGFVTAGVILSALGWYQPLVDYAGAGATVPLTGFGHLLAKGVLEGVQKKGIIGLFSGGLASTAGGITAAVVFGYLTALAFKPKG; from the coding sequence ATGTTGGTACTACTGATAAAAGCCTTTGTGATTGGCGGTTTGTTCTGTGTGGTCGGGCAGCTCTTGATGGACCTTACCAGTTACAAAATCACGCCGGCCCATGTGCTGGTGGGTTTTGTTACCGCCGGCGTTATCCTAAGCGCTCTGGGCTGGTACCAACCATTGGTGGATTATGCCGGTGCTGGAGCCACGGTTCCCCTGACCGGGTTCGGGCACTTGCTTGCTAAAGGTGTGCTGGAGGGAGTGCAGAAAAAAGGGATCATCGGCCTGTTCAGCGGTGGACTGGCCAGCACGGCCGGCGGGATTACGGCGGCGGTGGTATTTGGCTACCTGACTGCGCTTGCTTTTAAACCAAAGGGGTAA
- a CDS encoding spore germination protein: MDDTKHKIRISKKLDENLALLQDRMAIKENFDVILRQMTVGRVKIALLFIDGLTNDQIVTLLLRHLVTLEQEDITLNTFEKLFAGHISYTEVDRAEYLEDVIEKVLMGPQALLIDGQDQAIIIDARTYPVRSPEEPDLEKVVRGSRDGFVETLVFNTALIRRRLRDPNLRMEIVSVGERSRSDVVVCYLKDVANPDLVREIKERLQQVQIDGMPMAEKTLEELISPGSHWNPYPRVRYTERPDVAAEHLLEGHVLLLVDTSPSVMITPVTFWHHLHHAEEYRQNPTIGVYLRWVRFIGVLVSVFLLPLWLLAVLQPEILPPALKFIGPNKIGNVPIVVQFLIAEIAIDMVRLATIHTPSSLATATGLIAALLIGQIATTVGLFSPEVIMYAATATVGTFMTPSYELSFANRLARLFLLFMVAAFRLPGLIIGFILLLVYLTTTRSFGVPYLWPLIPFNWTALKTILIRTPVAMHNTRPSILKPLQPVRQAVPVPARKPGSKRSR; this comes from the coding sequence TTGGATGACACAAAACATAAAATCCGCATCAGCAAAAAACTGGATGAAAACCTGGCCTTGTTGCAGGACAGAATGGCCATCAAAGAAAATTTTGATGTAATCCTGCGACAGATGACGGTGGGTCGGGTGAAGATAGCCCTCCTGTTTATTGACGGGCTAACCAATGATCAGATTGTCACCCTGCTGTTGCGCCACCTGGTCACACTGGAGCAGGAAGACATTACCCTCAACACTTTTGAAAAGCTGTTTGCCGGGCACATCTCCTACACCGAAGTGGACCGGGCGGAATATCTGGAAGATGTAATCGAAAAGGTGCTGATGGGCCCACAGGCACTGCTTATTGATGGGCAGGATCAAGCCATCATCATTGATGCCCGCACCTACCCCGTGCGCAGCCCGGAGGAACCCGACCTGGAAAAGGTGGTGCGCGGCTCCCGGGACGGGTTTGTGGAAACATTGGTTTTCAACACGGCTCTTATCCGCCGCCGCCTGCGAGACCCCAATCTGCGCATGGAAATTGTCAGTGTTGGCGAAAGATCGCGCAGCGATGTGGTGGTCTGTTACTTAAAGGATGTGGCCAACCCCGATCTGGTACGGGAGATCAAAGAGCGACTCCAGCAGGTACAAATTGACGGCATGCCCATGGCGGAAAAAACTCTGGAAGAACTGATTTCCCCCGGCTCACACTGGAATCCCTACCCCCGGGTGCGCTATACGGAACGCCCCGATGTGGCGGCTGAACATTTGCTGGAAGGACACGTTTTATTGCTCGTGGACACCTCCCCCAGTGTGATGATCACTCCGGTTACCTTCTGGCATCATCTGCACCACGCCGAAGAATACCGGCAAAATCCCACTATTGGTGTATATCTGCGCTGGGTAAGGTTTATCGGTGTGCTTGTCTCGGTCTTTTTGCTACCTCTCTGGCTGCTGGCCGTCCTGCAGCCCGAGATCCTGCCGCCAGCACTGAAATTTATCGGTCCCAATAAGATTGGCAATGTACCCATTGTGGTTCAGTTTTTAATCGCCGAAATTGCCATTGATATGGTGCGCCTGGCCACTATCCACACTCCCAGTTCGCTGGCCACGGCCACCGGTTTAATCGCCGCATTGTTGATAGGTCAGATCGCCACTACAGTGGGCCTCTTTTCACCCGAAGTGATCATGTATGCGGCTACTGCCACCGTGGGTACATTTATGACCCCCAGCTATGAACTGAGCTTTGCCAACCGGTTGGCCCGTTTATTCCTGCTCTTTATGGTGGCAGCCTTCAGGTTGCCCGGCTTGATTATCGGCTTTATTCTCCTATTAGTCTACCTGACCACCACAAGGTCCTTTGGCGTTCCTTATTTGTGGCCGCTCATCCCGTTTAACTGGACGGCGCTGAAAACCATTCTAATTCGCACACCGGTAGCCATGCACAACACCCGGCCCAGCATTTTAAAACCGCTTCAACCCGTCCGGCAGGCTGTACCGGTACCCGCCCGCAAGCCCGGGTCAAAGCGCTCCCGTTAG
- a CDS encoding acyl-CoA dehydratase activase-related protein, producing MSVKVGIPRALLYYHYYPQWYTFFDQLQVTVVVSPPTNKHILEQGIAYCLDEACLPVKVAFGHLAQLADQVDFIFLPRLVSVFPREYICPKFLGLPEMVRHSGLPLPPLLVPAINTYRRQSDLMAAFQQLGNTLGRPDGQVRKAARLAQQVQQEYEKLLLAGWLPEQASRLLLGRQAQEQQVRLATELSPSSPPEAPEQGKGRIAIIGHPYLVYDSYLNMNLLQKLTRRQWPVAVVEQVSSTEIQKQTARLPKKIFWTLGRLLIGAGYHFLSAPHVAGLIHLSSFACGPDALIGELIASQARNCPGKPFMNIVIDEHSGEAGLLTRLEAFLDMVTIAGGRAGASA from the coding sequence ATGAGCGTAAAAGTGGGCATACCCCGGGCACTTCTTTACTATCATTACTACCCGCAGTGGTATACTTTTTTTGACCAACTGCAGGTCACAGTTGTAGTCTCTCCCCCTACAAACAAACACATCCTGGAGCAGGGCATTGCTTACTGTCTTGATGAAGCCTGCCTGCCTGTCAAAGTAGCTTTCGGTCACCTGGCTCAGCTGGCCGACCAGGTAGACTTTATTTTTTTGCCCCGTTTGGTCAGTGTCTTTCCGCGGGAGTACATCTGTCCCAAATTTCTGGGACTGCCGGAAATGGTGCGGCACAGTGGTTTGCCCCTGCCGCCCCTGCTGGTGCCTGCTATAAACACCTACCGGCGGCAAAGTGATCTCATGGCTGCCTTCCAGCAACTGGGAAACACTCTGGGCCGGCCGGACGGACAGGTTCGGAAAGCCGCCCGGTTAGCTCAGCAGGTGCAGCAGGAATACGAAAAGCTGCTCCTGGCCGGTTGGCTACCCGAGCAGGCCAGCAGGCTATTGCTTGGCCGGCAAGCACAGGAGCAGCAGGTGCGACTCGCAACCGAACTAAGCCCGTCCTCTCCGCCAGAAGCACCGGAGCAGGGCAAGGGTAGAATAGCCATCATCGGTCACCCCTATCTGGTTTATGACAGCTACCTGAATATGAATTTATTGCAAAAATTAACCCGGCGCCAGTGGCCGGTGGCCGTTGTGGAACAGGTGAGCAGTACAGAAATACAAAAGCAGACCGCCCGCCTGCCTAAAAAAATCTTCTGGACACTGGGCCGGTTGCTGATTGGGGCAGGTTACCATTTTCTCAGCGCACCCCATGTAGCAGGCCTGATCCACCTTTCCTCCTTTGCCTGTGGTCCCGATGCGCTGATCGGCGAGCTGATTGCCAGCCAGGCCCGTAACTGTCCGGGAAAACCTTTCATGAACATTGTTATCGACGAGCACAGCGGGGAGGCAGGTTTGCTCACCAGACTGGAAGCATTTTTAGACATGGTGACCATAGCCGGCGGCAGGGCCGGCGCCAGCGCCTGA
- a CDS encoding acyl-CoA dehydratase activase: protein MKGFLGIDVGSVSTNLVFLDDDRVVQHVLYLRTQGRPLQTLQEGLKKLSRLLPPKTVVRGVGTTGSGRHLAGVMVGADVIKNEITTHAVAASAAVPGVQTVLEIGGQDSKLIILRHGLVVDFAMNTVCAAGTGSFLDQQAARLNLPVDQFGELALSATSPVRIAGRCAVFAESDMIHKQQMGHSLSDIVAGLCRALVRNYLNNVAKGKPLLPPIVFQGGVAANAGMRQAFAEILGQEIIVPPNYHVMGAVGAALLAAEHALSGVPSRFKGFKVAQHSFATGGFSCHGCPNNCEIVEIREEGQIIARWGDRCGKWSQELDSGCGEVEKIS from the coding sequence ATGAAAGGTTTTCTGGGGATTGATGTGGGTTCTGTGAGCACCAACCTGGTTTTTCTGGATGATGACCGGGTTGTACAGCATGTGTTGTACCTGCGCACACAGGGACGCCCCCTGCAGACCCTGCAGGAAGGGCTGAAGAAGCTGTCTCGCCTGCTTCCACCCAAAACTGTTGTACGGGGCGTGGGGACCACGGGCAGTGGACGGCACCTGGCCGGCGTAATGGTGGGGGCCGATGTGATAAAAAATGAGATTACCACCCATGCTGTGGCGGCCAGCGCCGCCGTGCCCGGTGTGCAGACCGTGCTGGAAATTGGCGGCCAGGATTCCAAGCTGATTATTTTGCGCCACGGGCTGGTGGTGGACTTCGCCATGAATACGGTCTGCGCAGCTGGCACGGGATCTTTCCTGGACCAGCAGGCCGCCCGGCTCAACCTACCGGTGGACCAGTTTGGCGAGCTGGCCTTAAGTGCCACTTCACCCGTGCGCATTGCTGGACGCTGCGCCGTATTTGCCGAATCCGACATGATCCACAAGCAGCAAATGGGTCACAGCCTGTCCGATATTGTGGCCGGCCTATGCCGGGCACTGGTGCGCAATTATCTGAACAACGTGGCCAAGGGGAAACCGCTGCTGCCCCCCATAGTCTTTCAGGGCGGTGTGGCGGCCAATGCGGGCATGCGGCAGGCATTTGCCGAGATACTGGGTCAGGAAATCATCGTACCGCCCAACTATCACGTCATGGGCGCGGTAGGAGCAGCTCTGCTGGCGGCGGAACACGCTTTAAGCGGTGTGCCCAGCCGGTTTAAAGGGTTCAAAGTGGCCCAGCACAGTTTCGCCACCGGCGGATTTTCCTGTCACGGTTGCCCGAATAATTGCGAAATAGTGGAAATCAGGGAGGAAGGGCAGATCATCGCCCGCTGGGGAGATCGCTGCGGCAAATGGTCGCAGGAACTGGACAGCGGATGTGGTGAAGTGGAAAAAATCAGCTGA
- a CDS encoding epoxyqueuosine reductase has protein sequence MYILQNISNMITDLVHNSPYKLYRTPLVGAASAADPLFAQLKNLVGPGHLVPEDILPGARSVVAFFVPFRREVVLENKNHPYVARSWAEAYIVTNQLIEDICGMLAAHLATYGIRAAWQKPTHNFDPAKLVSFWSHKHVAYICGLGSFGLHHMLITSAGCAGRLGSIILDTNLPVSPRPGHEYCLYKRKGSCLVCVKYCPTGALTANGLDKKRCYAHLLEVDAHYQDLSLCDVCGKCATGPCAFNIP, from the coding sequence ATGTACATTTTGCAGAATATCAGTAATATGATTACCGACCTGGTGCACAACAGCCCGTATAAACTGTATCGCACCCCGCTGGTCGGCGCTGCTTCCGCAGCCGACCCCCTCTTTGCACAGCTCAAGAACCTGGTGGGCCCCGGGCACCTGGTGCCTGAGGACATCCTGCCCGGTGCACGCAGTGTGGTGGCTTTTTTTGTTCCCTTTCGCAGGGAGGTCGTCCTGGAGAACAAGAACCACCCCTACGTAGCGCGCAGCTGGGCAGAAGCCTACATTGTCACCAACCAGCTGATTGAAGATATATGCGGCATGCTGGCTGCTCACCTGGCCACCTATGGCATCCGTGCCGCCTGGCAAAAACCGACCCATAATTTCGACCCGGCCAAGCTGGTCTCCTTCTGGTCCCACAAACATGTGGCCTATATCTGCGGCCTGGGCAGTTTTGGCCTGCACCACATGCTGATCACCAGCGCCGGCTGCGCCGGACGTCTGGGCAGTATCATCCTGGACACCAACCTGCCGGTCTCCCCCCGCCCTGGGCATGAGTACTGCCTGTACAAAAGAAAAGGCAGCTGTTTGGTCTGTGTCAAGTACTGCCCGACCGGAGCGCTGACAGCAAATGGGCTGGACAAAAAACGCTGCTACGCCCATTTATTGGAAGTGGATGCGCATTATCAAGACCTGAGTCTCTGTGATGTCTGCGGCAAATGCGCCACCGGGCCCTGTGCCTTTAACATTCCTTGA